The region ATGACTAAGGGTGTCAAAATTAGTCCAAATTTCTTGACCCGCCCAAAATTCACAGGTTAGGGAGAGGGACATAATTCAAGATGGGGCAAAATATGTTGAACCTAAATCGAGCCATCTTGGGGTTTGATATGGGCTAAAAGAGTATATATTAACAAGTTAATTTCAACCTCCATTCAAGGGGTAAACTAAAAGTGAATAAGTTAATCTCTAGAACGAAAAGGGagaataaagaatgaaataaatggaTAGAGAAACTTCTACCCGATTCTAACAAGAAACTGAGAAGTGGTCTTAAGTGGGGCAGGTTGGGTTATGACCTGCTACTGAATAAATATTTGACCCAACTCATATTTACCCGAGCATTTTCAACGAATTGGTCATAACTGTACTGCTGTTTTGACTTACACAATCCTGGCCCTCTCTACCCATTGACGCCCTTactctttttccattttttttttttttttttttttgacacacTTACTCATGATCCACAAGTAGGAAATGATACCTCAATAGTGTCATGAATTCATTGAAACCCAGAATAAGCAAGGCGAGAATTGCCCATGGAGGTGGTAGCCAATTATTATTTCTCTTGCTGGCCTCCTGAaagtttttttaagaaaataatcagAAGCTAAGCACAAAGGGGTCCGTCATTATTACAATCCTGAAGAGAAAACTTTATCTTGATTAAAGTATCAAATAGAGACGCCACAACACATGCTAAGAAAAACTGCTATGTTAACATACAATTGACAGGCTCAGAGAACCGTTGGAATCAAATTAAAAGACAACAGTATAACGTGAGTTGAAGCTGGAACTTTTCTTAAGCTAGTGATTACACCTTTAAATTGTTTGGTGCAAATGTACTGAAAAGTGTTGTCAAAtgcaaaaaacataaaaaagaacGAAGGTTTGTTGGGACTTCAAATGAAAGAGCAATTAATGTGTGCGCTTTACTTAAAAGGTGCTAATTCTTTGGTACACGAATATCAAATCTCTGATGTTTAATGTACAAAATTGCATTAAATTTATTCCTAATCCCATTCTTTAGTATGTTCCCCTTTCCCAGACATCCCCATAAACCTTCTAGTTATTTGGAGTTTTAAATCTTCCATACTGACAAACAAATCAAGTATACAAGGAGTGAACTCCTAAAAAGCACAGAGATGTCTGCAATATGTAGGATAACGTGCCTGAGCAGCAATGGCTTGTGTAACAATATATTCAGTCTCAGTGTTAAATTGCTTCCACAACGATTTGCATTGGATTGGTGTGATCAAAGTTTTTGATGCAGAAACCTGCACAATAAAAAGTTAAACCATAAGATAATATATGACAGGTCCAACATGGAAGAGAAAAAGATTACTCAATAACAGTGTAATTTCAAGAGATGAACATCTGCATGCATCTTTCTGATCTTCCAGGTCTAAGTACCAAAATGTGAAAGGTGAATAAATGCAAATGTTAGACCAAGTAGCAAGGTTAGCATAGAAGGGCATATATAGTACTGCACTgataaaaattgataatttagtTGATGGTTCAAAGAAAATATTCATATTGTAACCTTTTTCTTTGACCATGCTTCTCTTCTTGTAAATAACTTCTAAGAAACCATATTATCAACTAAGCAAGTTACCTCATTCCAAGTGCTAGAGGCCAGAGGATCAAGCGACTCGGTGCCTTTTTTGGTTGAAGCACCTCCATCCCCAAGAGCAACAGTCAGCATATTATCTATGCTATCACGTTCATCTTCCAAACGAATTGCAGCCATAACTGACAGGAGCTTCAAAGACTGAGGAGAGCATTAAAAAAAACAGAGACTTATGTGATATTCAAACCTTAAACAACACccgagaaaaagaaagattaatTCAGTCATACAGCTGATCTGGCAGTTTTGGTAATAGCTCGAATATTTTCCTTTCCGGTCCAAATTCGTGGCATTGAATCAGAATCATAGCTAAATAACATTGTAAACCTGCCATGATTTTTATGTCAGTAGCATATATTTTATATCGAAAATATTCCATGTCAGAACTCCAGAACAAGATGACCAAATATCAGTACCTGTCCTTCATATGAATCAAAACCCTTCCAGCTTCTTCCTTTGCCTTTGCTTCAACTACTCCACGTGCATAATCCTTCAATCTCAAGACCATACTATCCTTTGTTTGTTCATCCATTTCAAAACCAGAAAGTGCAGCCGAAAAACCAGTGAGTGCTGTGTCAGTCTCACGCTGAAGCAGTTTTCTCATTGCTGGCCACGTATCATCACAAGCTCCATCTAAAAGACCCTCAACAGGTCCAGCTAATGCATCATGTAGTTTTGTCTGGACAAAAAATCTCATTCAGTGTCAGCATAACTATATCTAAAGATACAGTCAATCTCAAAACGATCCTTGTTATTTGTTAACATCTAAGATCAAGTTGTAACAAAGAAATATCTATTGATATCAAGAATGTTCTCCGAGCCATTCAGCTCTCAGATGGAAATGTATCATCacattgaaatttttttccagGCAAATGCCAAATTACTTGGATCTCAAAATCCCAGTATCAAAAATTAGCGAACGATCCAACCGAGTTTTAGTAAATGTTAATACGTACTACAAGGGCTAATATACAGTTATTGAACTTCATACCTCATAGAGAGTATTAACTTCAGCCAGCTTGGAAGTACGAGCGTCAGCGATATGAGCATCTATATCACGCTTGAGCTTATCCCTAACTCTGGACGAGTCCCATTTTGCTTGGTCAATAACAGCATCTGCGAAATAATGTATAAAGTATACTAATTTCAAAAAGCAATGTGTGGGACTAAGCTCAACATAATACACTAAGCAAATATATCAGTCACCAATGTTTGTCTTAGTTCACTCTGATAACTACAAGCTCAGCAAggtgttaagaaaaaaaaaatgagcacTTCGCTAAAGCGTGGTCAGTACTGACAGATAATATGATCTTGTCTATTGAACAGAATAAATAGAGTGGGGTTACAGCAATGGCAGGTTATTCCTGTACCTGCACATTCTTCATCAAACTGGGACATAAAAGACCCACTGCACTCACGAGCGGCCATTGCGAACCCTATACCTCCCTTTAGTTCCTTATCAAATGCTTCTTTGAATCTTTCTAAAGTATCAGATCGTATGCGTCCCAGCATAGATTGGTAGGCTGGTTGGACAAGCTACAACAGAGAAAAAGGATGAATCACGAGGTTGGTTAAAGAAAATATCTCTTCTTGGTTAAAGAAAATGGCCATCTCAAAAGGGGCATGAGCCACGATGTATGCAGCGATACCGTGCGGTACCGTGCATCAAGTTGCATATTACAGCAATTATCACCATAGTTTCATGGAAATCTTTATTGTATAGGTATAATAACGATTAGTTGATACATCATTATAAGGAACAAACTCCAGTTAGCTATATACAACCACCACCACTACACAACTTAGACACCTCAAACCTAACAAACGTGAATGTAGAAAGCGCACATACTGTCGAAGTCTTTCATcgagaattttcttcttttagtcTCTAGAAAATTTAGTACATTAACAAGCAAAAGCATGCTTTCCATTTCAAGCATTCGTATCCACACACAGCGACATTTGAATGTAGAAACGATAGAAAATTATTAGGAATGCagatgaaactcatggaagAGTTTTTGAACTTTTATGTGAAGTTTTCTCTATCAAACTAACCTATACAAGTCAAAATGATCATCTTAAACGTGCCTAGTCAAGCACCGTCATAAAAACTGAAATGGTGGGAGTATAAACTTTTCTAATGGGGAGGGAAAAAGCAATGACATCAGCAGTCCACAGAGTAACTGCTATATTGGCACTGAACTAGAAAGGAATCCACCAAGTTTTGTtggtcaaatcatcaaaactagaAAGGTGAGTTCAGTATTTATAAATTAGTACAGTGAAACAGGTTTTGGGGAGAGCATTGTCTAGCGCACTACCTGAAGCAATTTCTCTTCCAACTGCTTTCTCTTTGTAGATCTCACTCCTTCGTCAAAGAATGTAGCCTCTGCATCATATctgaaaagaaacaaaatcttATACTCTGGTACATATGTGCTTATTATTTTCAATATGCATACAAGTTCGTAACATGTATATCAAGGAAGAAGAGCATAGAATTATGCATATACGAGACGTGATTCTGCAGAATTCCAGAATGATGCACAGGCCCAGCTTTGCATATAGCTTTAACTGTATTGTTCGTGATCCAACTAATGAAGAAATGAGAGATAGAGAAATTTGTATGGCTGAATCTATTCCATCCCAAATGTAGATAGTGGATACGTTGTTCACTGAATTATAAATGGAATGGCCTAAAAAGCGTGCCAAAGTTAACCAATACAATTTACACCCACATGTTTCTTTAGTTTCAGAATTATTCTTATAAACTGTACAATTAATTGTGATAACAATTAGCATTTTACATTTGAACAAAGATTTATAGATAATTTGGGATTAATAAATTAAGGAAACTCCCTTAAGGGAAGATAACAAGTCAACCTGggctctcttttcttttttatgtttttttgggGGAGAACGAGATTGGGCTGGAGAAGGTTGGAGCACTCTGGGCAAGATGGAGAAATAAAGACGTCAGAAAGGAAATATTATGGGAGTAGAGTACTATAGGGGTGTAAAAAGAATACGATGAGCTTTAACAACAGTTTTCAAAagcataaaaaatgaaaatacgaCTAGAAGGATCCTGGAGAAGGGAGAAATGGAGCAAACACAAAGTGTGCATTGTGGAAAAAGAATACAAAAAAGTAATCTTATTCCACTTCAAGCATAATCGAAGACTAACATGCAGAATAGTTGGTTGGAGAAGATGAAAAGAAACGAAGAGAGAAGAAACACTGAAATGCATTCGTCAATCGGCTGAAGAGACATAGAAAACGCTTGGTTGGATTGCAGCAATGCAGAAGAAATTCCCAACTTAGCCCCTATCTTTTGTAAGATTGGTTGGgatttctttttctccttagcCCGAAGTATTTACTTATAAAACTTGTCATCTCTCTGCCTGGGAGCACTCACCTTACTTACCTAGCTCGCTTAACGTCACCTCACCTTGCTCTTCTTTAAGCAACAGAGTGCTCACTTTCTAGAACACtactttcaaaattttattgatgagattattGGGAATTAGTAAAGGAGGACTGTATGACACGCTTCACATAATTTACTCCTTTAACTAGCAGGGACGAGGCAATAGTATGAATTTTGATGTCCAACTTAACATAAGGTAGAGTTCATAATGAAGTTTTTAGACAAATTTTAGTAGAAAAACTAAGAAACGCTCAAGGAGAGGATAAACTCAAAGAAAAAAGCCCTGGTTGTTGTTTGGTAGCCAACTCGGAGAACCTTATACTCATCCAAATATTGAGTTGTAATGAGGGGTTTGTGGATGCAATTACTATCCAGTATACTTGTTTAGTATATATAATTAATGACAGGATACAGTCGAGCATTTTTGTAGCTGAATATTAtgaattcacatattcccttaTAAAACTACACTACATATATCCAATTACACCTATTACAACCATCAAACTaggatttgttctattttccttAAGAAAAGGAGTAGCAAGAGCAAATGGTGCATGCAGGAATGGAGGGGGTAGTATCACCAAGTTGTCATCATTATTCTAGGAAGGAGAAAGGAAAATGGAGGTTAGAGGAGGAGAAAGTTTTCCACCGCCAAGGGAAAAGATAGTGGATAGAAGGGcggaaaaaagagagaaagagaaacagCTCCTCTACTTATATCCTATGGGTAAAATCATCAGTTCTATGGGCTAATACGGAGGGATCTTAATGCACCCAACCACCTATGGATTAATTTGTCCAATAAAGTCAAATGATTAATCCGCTTAAAGAGGACATCCAGACAAGAAAAAACATTAACCGAAGATGGGTTACTCTCACCCAGTTTCATATTACATCGCTAATGGCACCTTAATACTTATTACTCCAACACAATCCACCAAAAGCTATTCCTCCTACTTGAATCTGGTTGTAAAAGACGACCATTCACAACTGCTATTTTTCCTACCTTATTCTAACACCCAAAATGAGTAGCTCCCCTACTACCTCAACGAGAGGCCTAGTCCACCATCAATCTAAAAAACTAACCAACTCCATCAGCCTTTCCTTCTTAAAACCCCAATACAAAGCTAATCATCAAACTGATACAAACAGGTAATAGGAAGACACGACAAAATTCCAGGCACCCCTGCCGAAATAGTAGATTTAAATAAACAGTTACAGAAGCCAATACTTGTGAGTCTTTCCTTTGTCCTCAACTCTCTTTCACATTACAATTTCCTTCATACGTTTTTAAAAGTATACCAGGTGTGGATCCAGGCCCCTTTACAGTGAACTGTACCAGGCAAACCCAAAACCTAAGACAAACTATCAATAACACAATACCATAGCCTTAGTAATAGTGCGGTATCAAACACAATTTTGTGGTCCCCTCTTACTGCAAGAGTGCTCGAGTGCATCCTTCTGGAGGGAAGAAAAGAGAACATTAAGAAACATCACTATATAGATATACTTCCCTCAGACATAAAAATACCCCTTCCAAACGTCACTTGGTATCTGAAACGTAACCCAGCTACTTTCATGtgtatgagaaagaaggaaaaaggaaagataTACGCATAGAGCTATAAAGCACACATTATGAGATAGTATTCTTACTCCGTTAAACAAGTGTTCAAAATTAAGCTAAGCTTCTTCCCAAAGCCCCCCACAGGATGAGATTGCACGGCCTCTTTCAATTGACACCACTCCTATAACAAAAGATTAATTATTACATGTAAATACCAATGTTCAAATTGGTTGATGGAAAAGAACATATGTATTTCaccaaatatttaaaacaattcaaATACCTCATTTGCAATGAAAgattcatatttttcatggGCAATTTCCTCACAGCGTACTGTAGCTACCATAACCTGTATTTAGTTTAAATCAAGCACATCAACAAGGATATAGATGATCAACTGAATTTTCAATTGAGCAAATTCAAGGTACATAACCTTATGAGCAGGGAGGTCAAGGTCCCTATTCTCCTTTATAACCTCCCACATATGCTGCGCACTAAATGAAAAGCCTGAAGCAGGAACAACTCCACGTCTATCTCCAGCAAGACCTCCAGGTGCAATAGAATGAAAGAATCGCTGTCTTAGACTAGCCACCTTTACAAGGATAAACATAATCTAGTAACCCAAAGCTCAAACAAAAGAATCGATTATCTAAGAACGTTGACAAACACTATACGCCCAAGCAAACAgatttaaaattataaagagagggggggggtgggggggggggtggagaaGAAGACCAAACTAAAGGGAGCTAAATCGATCAACTAATTTCCAGTAATTGATTTGTGTCTACCTGCTCTTTAAATTGCTCTTCCTTCTCTTCATAACTAGAAAGAGCAACAACCTCGACCTGGACATATCAATCAATTTCAGTACATGCATATGCATAACAGAAAATCATGCAACAAGAAATTTATGAGAGATCTTAAATTAAGAGACTCACATTAAAAAATTCACTTAAAGGTG is a window of Lycium ferocissimum isolate CSIRO_LF1 chromosome 12, AGI_CSIRO_Lferr_CH_V1, whole genome shotgun sequence DNA encoding:
- the LOC132040858 gene encoding protein ROOT HAIR DEFECTIVE 3 homolog 1-like — encoded protein: MLSDKKDECCSTHLIDGDGVFNVAGVENFIKEVKLAECGLSYAVVSIMGPQSSGKSTLLNHLFSTNFREMDAYKGRSQTTKGIWMARCVGIEPCTLVMDLEGTDGRERGEDDTTFEKQTALFALAVSDIVLINMWCHDIGREQAANKPLLKTVFQVMMRLFSPRKTTMLFVIRDKTRTPLENLEPVLREDIQKIWDSVPKPQAHEETPLSEFFNVEVVALSSYEEKEEQFKEQVASLRQRFFHSIAPGGLAGDRRGVVPASGFSFSAQHMWEVIKENRDLDLPAHKVMVATVRCEEIAHEKYESFIANEEWCQLKEAVQSHPVGGFGKKLSLILNTCLTEYDAEATFFDEGVRSTKRKQLEEKLLQLVQPAYQSMLGRIRSDTLERFKEAFDKELKGGIGFAMAARECSGSFMSQFDEECADAVIDQAKWDSSRVRDKLKRDIDAHIADARTSKLAEVNTLYETKLHDALAGPVEGLLDGACDDTWPAMRKLLQRETDTALTGFSAALSGFEMDEQTKDSMVLRLKDYARGVVEAKAKEEAGRVLIHMKDRFTMLFSYDSDSMPRIWTGKENIRAITKTARSASLKLLSVMAAIRLEDERDSIDNMLTVALGDGGASTKKGTESLDPLASSTWNEVSASKTLITPIQCKSLWKQFNTETEYIVTQAIAAQEASKRNNNWLPPPWAILALLILGFNEFMTLLRNPLYLGVIFVAFLLVKALWVQLDVSGEFRNGALPGFLSLATKFIPTVTNLLRQLAEAGQRKANDNLTPASKRKDNGDDKMM